The following is a genomic window from Chryseobacterium ginsenosidimutans.
ATAAATATTTTATGAGCATAAAAGTAATTTTAGATGCCGATGTAATTGCGGATTTCTATAAAGATAACCGAACCGGAATTTTTCGGGTTACTTTTGAATTCTTTAAAGAATTAAGTAAAAGTCGTATTATAGAAACATCTTATGCCCATTTAAGTTTATTTAATAATGAGACGACTACAAAAGAAGTAGATGATTTTTTTGCTGAAAATTCTATAAATATAAAAGGAGCCAATAACAGAATTAAAAGAAAATTTTTACCCTTCAGAAAAGAAAAGCTTTTTAGATATTTCTATAACAAAATGGGGATTTTTAATTATAAAAACATACATTTTGAAAATGTTTTAAAAGAAGCTGATGTCTTTCACTCGTTTTATTTTCCTATTAATGATGAAATCAGAAAATATCCGAGTTTAAAGAAAGTCGTTACAATTCATGATTTGATACCGATTTTGTTTCCCGATTTGCACTTCACTTCAGATCTTATAAAAAAAATCATTGCAAGTATTGGAAAAGACGGCTATGCAATTTGTGTTTCCGAAAATACAAAAAGAGATTTACTTAAATATGCTCCTCATCTAAATTCTGATCGTGTTTTTGTTAATTTACTGGCAGCTTCAGAATCCCTTTTTTATGTTTGTAAAGATGAAGAGAAATTTAATTTGATTAAAGAAAAATATAATCTTCCTGATAAATATTTTCTGAGTGTAGGTACTTTGGAACCGCGTAAAAATGTAGATTTTGTAATTCGGACTTTTTTAAAAGTTATTAAAGAAAACGGAATTGATGATTTAGGATTGGTTCTGGTAGGCGCAAAAGGTTGGGATTATGATAAAATTTTTAACGAATATAATAACGCTCAGGAGTTAAAAGATAAAATTATAATTACAGGAAGAGTGCCGGATGAAGATCTTGCAAGCTTATATAGTCATGCGCATTCTTTTTACTATATGTCTCTTTACGAAGGTTTTGGATTGCCGCCTTTAGAAGCGATGCAATGTGGTATTGCAACTGTTACTTCAAACACTTCATCGCTGCCGGAAGTTGTAGGAGATTCCGGAATTATGCTGAATCCCAAAGACGAAACGGCATTATCTCAAACCATGCTGAATTTATATTTAAATGAATCCTTAAGAGAAGAATATGCTAAAAAAGGGTTGGAGCGCTCAAAGCTATTTTCCTGGGAAAAAAGTGTAAACGAACTTGTTACTATTTATGAAAAAATCAATAATTCATAAATATAGCTTTCCCAATTACTGCAGCATTTCAAAAATTTCCTCTTTCTGCGCTTCGATAGAAAACGGATAAATCGCTTTTTCGGAATTATTGTGAAGCGTATTCCATGTTGATTCGTTGGTGCAGATTTCAATAATATTGTCGGCAAATTTTTGATAATCTTCATTACCTGAAATTAAAGCTGTAGCTCCATTTTCAAGAAACATTCCTTCTGCGCCAATTTCGGTAGTCAACACAGGAAGAGTATATTCCAAAGCCTGGCCGATCTTGCCTTTCACACCCGCACCAAATCTTAAAGGTGAAACGGAGGCGAAACATTTTTCATAATAAGGAATAATATTCTCCACAAAACCTGCAATTTCAAACCTGTCAGAATTCATTTTCTCGATAGATTCTGGAGCTTCCGAACCGATAATTGTAATTTTTAAATCCGGTAAAACCTTCCAAACCAAAGGCATAATATTATTGTATAAAATTTCTACAGCATCTACATTAGGATCGTGTAAAAATGTACCTATAAAGAAAATTCCGTCCCGCTTTTCAAAAGGCGGCATATTTTCAGGTTTTACTTTTAAATTATGAACATTACTCACTGCAAATAGTTTTGATTTATCTACAAAAGCCGTCATAAATTCTTTTTCCTTATCACTGATTACAGCAATTTTATCGGCTTGCTTACACAATTCGGTTTCAATATATTTATAATGAATAAGTTCTTTGGCTCTTACTTTATCATATTTAATTTCAAGACCTCTTTCCATTCTCAGATAATGAATATCAACCATATCATAAATGATTTTTGCCTTTGGAGCTTCTTTTCTGAAAAAGTTTAAATAATGCTCAAAAAGTTCAGGTCTGTGACACCAAACAAAATCAAGTTTCGGAAGAAGAGTATTGATGAAATGTTTTTTACCTTTCATAATGCCATACTTACCTATGAACGGAGTATAAACGATGACATTGTGCTCATTTAAGTTTTTAATATATTTTTTTGATTCTACTTTTGGAATTGCTTTTCGCCAATCCATAAGATAGACATTGTAATGTTTTGCTAAAAATTTCGCGATTTCCGTAATTCTATTTGAGGCAGAATCTTTATCAAATGTAGGGATTTGGCTATCTACAATAAGTATATTTTTTTTATTTTCATCCGTCGTAATGGTCTTTT
Proteins encoded in this region:
- a CDS encoding glycosyltransferase family 4 protein — translated: MTRLYKYFMSIKVILDADVIADFYKDNRTGIFRVTFEFFKELSKSRIIETSYAHLSLFNNETTTKEVDDFFAENSINIKGANNRIKRKFLPFRKEKLFRYFYNKMGIFNYKNIHFENVLKEADVFHSFYFPINDEIRKYPSLKKVVTIHDLIPILFPDLHFTSDLIKKIIASIGKDGYAICVSENTKRDLLKYAPHLNSDRVFVNLLAASESLFYVCKDEEKFNLIKEKYNLPDKYFLSVGTLEPRKNVDFVIRTFLKVIKENGIDDLGLVLVGAKGWDYDKIFNEYNNAQELKDKIIITGRVPDEDLASLYSHAHSFYYMSLYEGFGLPPLEAMQCGIATVTSNTSSLPEVVGDSGIMLNPKDETALSQTMLNLYLNESLREEYAKKGLERSKLFSWEKSVNELVTIYEKINNS
- a CDS encoding glycosyltransferase family 4 protein codes for the protein MGIKRKIKNYIYLKNHYPLSEKTITTDENKKNILIVDSQIPTFDKDSASNRITEIAKFLAKHYNVYLMDWRKAIPKVESKKYIKNLNEHNVIVYTPFIGKYGIMKGKKHFINTLLPKLDFVWCHRPELFEHYLNFFRKEAPKAKIIYDMVDIHYLRMERGLEIKYDKVRAKELIHYKYIETELCKQADKIAVISDKEKEFMTAFVDKSKLFAVSNVHNLKVKPENMPPFEKRDGIFFIGTFLHDPNVDAVEILYNNIMPLVWKVLPDLKITIIGSEAPESIEKMNSDRFEIAGFVENIIPYYEKCFASVSPLRFGAGVKGKIGQALEYTLPVLTTEIGAEGMFLENGATALISGNEDYQKFADNIIEICTNESTWNTLHNNSEKAIYPFSIEAQKEEIFEMLQ